From the genome of Paucidesulfovibrio gracilis DSM 16080:
GTGGATTTCAAAACGACGTGGAATCGGTGCTGGCCCGTTCGGATATTTTTGTGCTGGCCTCGGTGAGCGAAGGATTGCCCAACACGCTTTTGGAGGCCATGGCCTGCGGGCTGTTGCCCGTGAGCCGGGACGTGGGCGGCGTGCGCGAGGTCTGGCCCAGGGAACTGGATCCCTACCTCCTCCCGGCCCAGGCAGGACCGGATGAATTCCAGGCCGTATTGGAAGCGGCGCTGACCCTGCCGGATCACGCTTTGCAGCAGGCCAAGGAGCAGGCCCGCACCGCGTGCGCCTCGGGTTTTCATCTGGAGCAACAGGCCGACATCCTGGAATCCTGGCTGGCCCGGCAAGCCGGATTGTAACAAAACGTCACCCGGCAGAAAGCCGCTGCATTGTTTCCAGCGCTGCTGCGTGTTGCCCTGACGCCTCCGGTCCATTTTCTTCCTCGCACTGTTGTTCGTCGGCAAACATTCCGTGTTTTCGAATTGCGGACGAAATCTTGGGGGTTGATTGTTGGAGCAAATCAGGCCATACACACGCCTCACGTTGCTTTGTATGACAAACACACCGTGTCCGACGAATGTGTTTACTTCTACTTGATCAACTTTCTTGTGAAGGCTATAAATTTTCTATGACGGTTACCAAATTTGACACCCCTGTGATCGGAAAACGACAAACCTTGCCCGAGGAACTGGCCGGCATCATAATGCGCCAGATCGAAGGCGGGGACTTCAAGCCCGGCGATGTGTTGCCCTCGGAACAGTCCCTGGCCAATACCTTCAACGTCAGCCGCACCGTGGTACGCGAAGCCCTGGCCCGCCTGAAATTCGAAGGCGTGATCGAGTCCAAGCGCGGCAGCGGACCCGTGGTGCGCGGCATTGACGCACGCAAGACCTTTACCCTGCCGTCGGCGTTTTCCTCCAAGAGCGAACGTGCGCAGATCATTGAGTTTCGTTTGATAATGGAAGGCGAAAGCGCGGCCCTGGCCGCGGCGCGACGTACCCAGGAGCAGGTAGACGTGCTCCGCGACTACCTGGAAAACATGCGTCTGGCCATTGAGAACAAAACCTCCGGGCTGGTGCCGGACTACCGGTTCCACTGCCTCATCGCCGAAGCCGCACACAACGAATATATTACCAGCTTTATTAAATTTCTTTCCTCAAAAATGCTTGGCGGCGTGCAGGAAGCCCGCTCCCTGTCCAACAAGGATCTCAAGCGCGCCAGCATGGTTCTGGAAGAGCACTCGGTGATTTACGACGCAATCCTGCGTCAATCCCCGGAAGACGCCCGCGCCGCCGTGTACGCCCACCTCATGAGCAGTGCCAAGCGCCAGGGCATTGAGCTGACCGGCCCGCTACGCTACTCCACCGACGACTGACCGCCCCGGCCATGGCCGACGGTTGCACTGATGGTGCTCCAACCCAATAGCCCGGATAAGGCAATCCACCGGACAGCCTTCAAGCCGGGCTGTTTGGCATGCCTGCCCACATCGCTCCGGCTTGCAAGCCGGTTCTGTACGACGCGTCATGTCTGCGCGCTTTTTTTGCCGGGATGCGTAGTGTGGAGGACGAACCATTGCCAAGATTCCAAAAGAGCAACAGCCCGGCAAAATAACCGGGCTGTTGTTGCATGAAGAGATCCGCTCTGTAGGTAGGGAAGCGCCGCGCTCCGGGAACAATTCACGAAACACGGCGCATGGAGGATAATACATCAAAATCAATGATGTGTCGTTACGTTGCAAATAGACAGGCAGATGCCCGCATGGACGATGCCCGGCAAAGGAAAGGGATTGTCTGAAGCGCCAATCCGCCCGGGAGCCGACACCTGGCCTTAGGGAGCGGCCGGAAGGAAATCAGCGATTTCCCATGCCTCCGCCGCCCATGCCACGGCCACCGCCGCCGCCCATACCGCGGCCACCGCCGCCGCCCATACCGCGACCACCGCCGCCGCCCATTCCGCGACCACCGCCGCCGCCCATGCCGCGGCCACCGCCGCCGCCCATGCCGCGGCCACCGCCGCCGCCCATGCCGCGACCGCAACCGCCCATGCCTTGACCGGACGGACCCGCAGGACCAGCGGTCATGCCTTGCGCGGGCGCGGCAGCCTGAGAGCCGCCCTTTTCAAACTGCTCCAGAGCCTGGCGCACCGTGCCTTCCGCGCAAAAGGCAATACGAACGTTGCCCTGCTGCAAAGCGGCTTCCGCCTTGGGACCGACACGACCCGTGAGCACGAGGCTTGCTCCGGATTCGGCCACTGCTTGGGCCGTTTGGATACCGGCGCCCTGCGCCTGGGAAGCATTGGCCGTATTTTCGAGCCAGCGGTGTTCGCGGCTTTCCGTATCAAACAAAATAAAACCGGCTGCCCGCCCAAAACGCGGGTCCACGGCGTGATCCAGGGTCGGTCCCTGGCTGCTGATTGCGATTATCATTCGCACCTCCTGTTTTGCAGGAAGCTATGCAGGGGCTGTGCCAAACAAAAACTAAAAGTATTTCAGTGTGGTGGGAAATAAAAAAAACGGAAAGGGCGAAAATTGCGCCCGAAGAACAAAAAAAACAGGAGAATGGTGCGTCTACGCACCAAGCATGGGCGCAAGATGCTCCCACACAAAAGCGGGCTGCATATCCCGCATGCAGCGGTGATGTCCCTGGGGGCAACGTTTCGGGCCGTGCAAACCGCAAGGGCGACACGAAAGCTCCGCCACCTCCAGGACATGGGCCGTGCGACCGCGCGGAAAGAATCCCAGCTCGCGAACCGTCGGCCCAAACAGCGCCAATGTGGGGACGCGCTGCATCCAGGCCAAATGCATTGGCCCGGAATCATTGGTCAGGTAGGCATCCAGGCGGCGGATGCACGCGGCAAGAACCGGCAAACTCACGGCTCCGGCCAGGTTGATCACGCGACCGGCCCCCTGCACCGCACCGCGCACAACGGTTTCGGCATCCGCTTCCTCGCCCGGACCGCCAAAAACCACCACCGTGGCTCCGGCTTCCACGGCCGTGGCCGCGACCTGGGCGAAATACTCCACGGGCCACTGCTTGGTGGGCCAGGTGGAACCGGGATGCACGCCCAAAAGAGGACCGGGCAGGGAGCCGAGCAGCTCCTCGGCTTCGATCTCGGCCGAGGGCGGGAGCACCATGTCCGGCCAGGGAAAATCACCTGACGCGGGTTCCAGATCCAAAGGGCGCAGCAAGCGCAACAGGCGTTCGATTTCGTCGAATTGATCAAAGGCGCGCTGCACGGTGTGCGTGTAGGCCATGCGGTTATACAGGGGCGCGGCATAGCCCACGCGCATGGGCGCGCCCGTGGCAAAGGCCGTGACCGCGCTGCGCAGGCTGGCGTGTGCCGAAACCCAAAGATCCAGCTCC
Proteins encoded in this window:
- a CDS encoding glycosyltransferase family 9 protein; this encodes MREIQRIGVWQTAFLGDAVLTLPLLQALHEAFPEAELHFVVRAGVQELFTAQPGITSVTGFDKRGTQRGLGAAWAFGRTMAARELDLWVSAHASLRSAVTAFATGAPMRVGYAAPLYNRMAYTHTVQRAFDQFDEIERLLRLLRPLDLEPASGDFPWPDMVLPPSAEIEAEELLGSLPGPLLGVHPGSTWPTKQWPVEYFAQVAATAVEAGATVVVFGGPGEEADAETVVRGAVQGAGRVINLAGAVSLPVLAACIRRLDAYLTNDSGPMHLAWMQRVPTLALFGPTVRELGFFPRGRTAHVLEVAELSCRPCGLHGPKRCPQGHHRCMRDMQPAFVWEHLAPMLGA
- a CDS encoding FadR/GntR family transcriptional regulator, which encodes MTVTKFDTPVIGKRQTLPEELAGIIMRQIEGGDFKPGDVLPSEQSLANTFNVSRTVVREALARLKFEGVIESKRGSGPVVRGIDARKTFTLPSAFSSKSERAQIIEFRLIMEGESAALAAARRTQEQVDVLRDYLENMRLAIENKTSGLVPDYRFHCLIAEAAHNEYITSFIKFLSSKMLGGVQEARSLSNKDLKRASMVLEEHSVIYDAILRQSPEDARAAVYAHLMSSAKRQGIELTGPLRYSTDD
- a CDS encoding NifB/NifX family molybdenum-iron cluster-binding protein, with the protein product MIIAISSQGPTLDHAVDPRFGRAAGFILFDTESREHRWLENTANASQAQGAGIQTAQAVAESGASLVLTGRVGPKAEAALQQGNVRIAFCAEGTVRQALEQFEKGGSQAAAPAQGMTAGPAGPSGQGMGGCGRGMGGGGGRGMGGGGGRGMGGGGGRGMGGGGGRGMGGGGGRGMGGGGGRGMGGGGMGNR